The Alphaproteobacteria bacterium US3C007 genomic interval ACGCCATATATTATGCGGGCCCCGCATCTAGATTTTCCAACCCGAATGCAAACACGCAATTCCCATGCTCAGATTGCGATATTTGGCATTTTCGAACCCCGCTTTGCGCAGCATCGATAGAAACGTGTCTTGATCGGGAAATTGCCGAATCGACTCGACAAGATATTGATAGCTGTCGCGGTCATTCGCGATAATCTGACCCATCACTGGAATGACATTGAATGAATAGCGATCATACGCCCATTGCAGCGTGGTATTGGGAATATGTGAAAACTCAAGCACCACCAAACGCCCGCCCGGTTTCAGCACGCGAAACGCCTCATTTAAAGCCTCTTGCGGGCGTGTAACGTTGCGAATTCCAAAGCTGATCGTATACACATCAAAACAGTTATCTTCAAATGGCAGATGCATAGCATCCCCAACCACCCAATCCAGCTGG includes:
- the ubiE gene encoding bifunctional demethylmenaquinone methyltransferase/2-methoxy-6-polyprenyl-1,4-benzoquinol methylase UbiE; this translates as MNDQGETTTHFGFETVSEADKADLVQGVFGSVASKYDIMNDVMSGGVHRLWKDAMMDWLAPRAGQRLLDVAGGTGDISFRFLKRAGRAHATVLDLTEPMLIEGRKRAEAAQMHDQLDWVVGDAMHLPFEDNCFDVYTISFGIRNVTRPQEALNEAFRVLKPGGRLVVLEFSHIPNTTLQWAYDRYSFNVIPVMGQIIANDRDSYQYLVESIRQFPDQDTFLSMLRKAGFENAKYRNLSMGIACLHSGWKI